The nucleotide window TAAGGCCACAGAAGCCGACTTGAAGAATAGAATTTCAACTCTTGAGACAGATATAAACTCTCTCTCCAATAGCATAAATAATCTATCCGCCACACTTACAAGCATACAAAACACCGTTAACATTGTTCTGGTCCTATCAGTAGTGGCGTTAATTGCGTCCATAACTGCCATAGTATTGTCGCTACGTAAAAAATAGCTGATCGGACAAACTCAACCTTTATCCTCTTTTTTCTTTTTTAACAGAAAATTGAACTATGAAAAATGTTTATAAATGGCTATTTTGAATTGTTTGGATGTTGATTCCTATGTTGCCGCTGGCAATGCTCAAATATCTTGGTAAGCGTATGTTACTGCTCTTCATTACGCTAATATTAGCCGTGTATTTAACCATAATAGTAGCTAATGCTGGTGGGCTTATAGATAACATATTGAAGGCTCAAATAAGGTATGATATTGTATCTAATCTTGCCAGATCACCCACTTGGTCTGAACTCACCGAGGAAGAGCAGAAAAGGATTATAGACGAAAGGTTTCAAATGGCCATACAAGCTAAAGGTCTTGATAAACCCTTCATAGAACGCACATTTATATACTTGATTGACGCCCTTACATTGAGACTTGGCAGAGCCCTCTCCATAACAAGTGCTAGTGGATCTAAAAATGTGAGCGATATAATACTTGAGAGATTACCTCAAACAGTCCTTTTGTTCACTACTGGAACAATACTATATTCAATCATAGGGTTGATTTTGGGATTGTATATGACAAAACGTCCAGGAGGATTTTTTGATAAGGCATTTTCAATCTTTGCAATAGTGACGCAAGTTATACCTCCATGGTTTTTTGGCATACTATTCATCATGCTTTTCGCATACTATCTTGGAATCGCGCCTTTTGGAGGTATGGTGAGCGCTCCTCCTCCCAAAAATCCAATAAGCTACATTCTTGATGTAATCTATCATATGGCTTTACCTCTTTTCACATGGATTTTCTCCCTCTTTGGTGCTTGGGCGTATATAGCCAGAAACCTCATGGTTCAAATAGCCGAGGAAGATTTCGTAATAGCCGCTAAGGCTAAAGGCTTGTCCGAAAATATTCTTATGCGTCGTTATGTACTGAGACCAAGCCTCCCACCCGTAGTAACAGTTATCTCTCTATCGCTCATATCTTCATGGCAGGGAGCTATAATAACGGAGACCGTGTTTAATTGGCCTGGACTTGGCGAACTATTTTTCCGAGCAATAAGCTCGTTGGATGCACCAGTAGTGATAGGATTAACAGTGATATATGCCTATTTGCTTGTAATCACTGTTCTAATACTGGATTTAATTTATAGTATGCTTGATCCTAGAATCAGAGCTAGAAGGTGAGTCTATGAATTTGCCTAGAGAATTTCAAGAGATGACAAATGCTATTCTACGCTCTAAGGCAGGCATCTTTGGTTTGGCAATTCTAGTAACTATGATAATTTTGTCAACCCTTGCGCTGATATACGTGCCATTTAATATAGCAAAAGAATGGAATAATCCAATGTTCTGGCAACGTAATCCTAGACTTGCATTGCCAGGATGGGTAAACATATTTTTGGGGAAAAAACTTCCTGAAACTATCATCGTTGCCAATGAAAGTTTTCGAAAATACTCCTATTATTTGGAAACTGCTGGGCTTAAATATAATGTGCTTGAGGCAAAATTCTCATATGGATATCAAGACTTTCCGTCGGAGCTACGTCTAATACTATATGTGAATGCTGAGAGAATTTTTGTGGATGTAAAATGGATTCAACCGAGTGGCATAGATATAACTTTATGGAAAGGCTTCCGTAAGGGAGGGCTGGAGTCCATTTATATATCTCGTGATAAAGATGTTTACAGTTATATTGAAGATTCACTAAAAAGATTTAATACATCATTATCTACAACAATGCGTCCTGAGGTTTTTCTTTTCATAGACAATAACTCATCTCATGTTAACCCAACGCCAGTTAACGGCGTATATATGCTTAAAATAGTTTCAACCTCTTCAAATCCTATGGATGATGTGGATGCTGAGCTCATAATATACGGTAAGGTCTATGGATTAGCTGGTACTGACGATAAAAGGCGTGATATTTTTGTAGGTTTAGTGTGGGGTGCACCTATAGCCTTATCTTTTGGCTTGATAGCAGCCTTAGCTACGAGCTTTCTACAGACTTTTATTGGCTCATTAAGTGCATGGTATGGAGGTCTAATTGATGAGTTTATCCAAAGAGTTACTGACGTATACATGATATTGCCGTTTCTGCCGATTCTTATCACAATATCAATTGTCTATAGAATAGATATATGGACGCTTTTGTTTGTAGTTGTAGGATTAAGCGTTTTTGGGGGGGCAACAAAAACAGCTAGAAGCATGACTTTTCAAATCATGACGGAGCAATACATTGAGGCAGCAATATCGTATGGTGCAAGCCGCAAGAGAATTCTATTCTTATATATTTTGCCTAGGCTACTACCATACACTATGGCCAACATGGTTTTATCGGTTCCTAGCTATGTATTTTTGGAGGCGGCTTTAAGCGTGCTGGGTTTAGGAGATCCAATGATGCCAACTTGGGGGAAAATTATAAGTGACGCTTATTCCGGAGGCGCGGTTGTACATGGGTTGTGGTGGTGGATCTTGCTCCCGTCAGCTCTCATAATACTCACAGCCATATCATTTGCATTTATAGGTCTTGCATTGGATAAAGTTGTCAATCCAAGATTAAGAGAGAGGTAAGAGAAGTTTGGAGGAAATTCTAAAGATTAAAGATTTAAGGTTATATTATAGGACTCTCAGGGGGACGGTTAGGGCTGTTGATTCTATAAGCTTCCACCTATATAAAGGCGAGACGTTGGCGATTGTTGGAGAATCAGGATGCGGAAAAACCTCTACGGCTATAGCGATAATGCGTCTTTTACCTAGAAATATTGATGTGTATGAGGGAGAAATAATATTAGATGGAGTAAATATCATGCAAATGGATGACGAGAGGTTTAGAAAAGAGATATCTTGGAGAAAAATCTCCATGGTATTCCAGGGAGCTATGA belongs to Candidatus Bathyarchaeia archaeon and includes:
- a CDS encoding ABC transporter permease; translation: MLPLAMLKYLGKRMLLLFITLILAVYLTIIVANAGGLIDNILKAQIRYDIVSNLARSPTWSELTEEEQKRIIDERFQMAIQAKGLDKPFIERTFIYLIDALTLRLGRALSITSASGSKNVSDIILERLPQTVLLFTTGTILYSIIGLILGLYMTKRPGGFFDKAFSIFAIVTQVIPPWFFGILFIMLFAYYLGIAPFGGMVSAPPPKNPISYILDVIYHMALPLFTWIFSLFGAWAYIARNLMVQIAEEDFVIAAKAKGLSENILMRRYVLRPSLPPVVTVISLSLISSWQGAIITETVFNWPGLGELFFRAISSLDAPVVIGLTVIYAYLLVITVLILDLIYSMLDPRIRARR
- a CDS encoding ABC transporter permease, whose amino-acid sequence is MPREFQEMTNAILRSKAGIFGLAILVTMIILSTLALIYVPFNIAKEWNNPMFWQRNPRLALPGWVNIFLGKKLPETIIVANESFRKYSYYLETAGLKYNVLEAKFSYGYQDFPSELRLILYVNAERIFVDVKWIQPSGIDITLWKGFRKGGLESIYISRDKDVYSYIEDSLKRFNTSLSTTMRPEVFLFIDNNSSHVNPTPVNGVYMLKIVSTSSNPMDDVDAELIIYGKVYGLAGTDDKRRDIFVGLVWGAPIALSFGLIAALATSFLQTFIGSLSAWYGGLIDEFIQRVTDVYMILPFLPILITISIVYRIDIWTLLFVVVGLSVFGGATKTARSMTFQIMTEQYIEAAISYGASRKRILFLYILPRLLPYTMANMVLSVPSYVFLEAALSVLGLGDPMMPTWGKIISDAYSGGAVVHGLWWWILLPSALIILTAISFAFIGLALDKVVNPRLRER